The Enteractinococcus fodinae genome has a segment encoding these proteins:
- a CDS encoding Rv3654c family TadE-like protein, which produces MDRQTLTTDDGASTAMMLTVFAALMLLLAAALTLIQVHVAASRAAVAADLAALAAADAARGLMIAEPCSLAADTVAAHGAHMTECDISAPGVAHIYVQVEAPMGFMTTAESRAGPKLP; this is translated from the coding sequence ATGGACCGTCAGACCCTAACCACCGACGATGGCGCTTCCACAGCCATGATGCTGACCGTTTTTGCCGCCCTGATGCTACTCCTGGCAGCGGCCCTGACCCTGATCCAGGTCCACGTGGCGGCTTCTCGCGCGGCCGTAGCGGCGGATCTTGCAGCTCTTGCTGCCGCAGATGCCGCCCGCGGACTCATGATCGCAGAGCCATGTAGCTTGGCAGCCGACACGGTAGCCGCCCACGGGGCGCACATGACCGAATGCGATATCTCTGCCCCAGGCGTAGCCCACATATACGTACAGGTGGAAGCGCCGATGGGTTTTATGACGACGGCGGAGTCTCGGGCGGGACCGAAATTGCCCTAG
- a CDS encoding pilus assembly protein — protein MACHKQSAQGSVTAEFAVILPVIVLVIAMLINLVVVGMQQSKLHRAASSAARQLARGESIETINTAVTTMTTTNTHVVSSVSEQWATIELTSPVPGPLGLIPTIELTAEAKAPNQWTVRP, from the coding sequence ATGGCATGCCACAAACAGTCCGCTCAAGGATCCGTCACCGCAGAATTTGCCGTCATCCTACCTGTCATCGTCCTAGTGATCGCTATGCTTATCAACCTCGTTGTGGTGGGAATGCAGCAGTCGAAATTGCATCGGGCGGCATCCAGCGCTGCCCGACAACTGGCCCGCGGCGAGTCGATAGAAACCATCAATACTGCGGTTACGACCATGACGACAACCAACACACACGTCGTCTCGTCGGTATCAGAACAGTGGGCCACCATTGAACTGACCAGCCCGGTGCCGGGACCACTGGGACTCATTCCCACCATTGAACTGACCGCCGAAGCGAAAGCCCCTAACCAATGGACCGTCAGACCCTAA
- a CDS encoding MarP family serine protease has protein sequence MGRWEIVALSWLDWALIVVLLLVIVLGFRRGFWISMGTVSGAIAGVLGGLWLMPVIVELVPAGVPRIITMVAVTAFLIWFGMWLGRKIGARLRLHISHPVLRLIDKFLGAIGNAIVTTVLIAVIAFSIASVGVPGITSTLKNSRIVSVATDLTPERARAWVAQVRADVLDSSELPELDLAGDGTTVEDEQHIEPTRDVEETSISSVRITGSAYECGQSQTGSGFAVAGDRVVTNAHVVAGVQSPQVESFEGQLFTGQVVAFDPEIDVAIIALPGAQLPVVEFGDVLEPGEYAFVLGYPSGGPHQIEGAQVQARGPATVENIYNENPQLRDVYQVAADVRQGNSGGALVDEQGLVVGVIFARAAEAEIGYALSNAEISDLVGQAPSLSEPVSTGSCLE, from the coding sequence ATGGGACGGTGGGAGATCGTAGCGCTTTCCTGGCTTGATTGGGCACTAATCGTTGTGCTGTTGCTCGTCATCGTCCTCGGATTTCGTCGTGGGTTTTGGATCTCGATGGGGACCGTGAGCGGGGCGATCGCGGGAGTACTTGGCGGGCTGTGGTTGATGCCTGTGATTGTTGAACTGGTCCCGGCAGGTGTGCCCAGAATCATCACGATGGTCGCTGTCACCGCGTTTCTTATTTGGTTTGGCATGTGGCTAGGGCGCAAAATTGGTGCCCGATTGCGGTTACATATAAGCCACCCCGTGCTGCGGTTGATCGACAAGTTCCTCGGGGCCATTGGCAACGCCATCGTGACCACGGTCTTGATTGCTGTGATCGCGTTTTCGATTGCATCCGTTGGGGTGCCTGGGATTACCAGCACGCTCAAGAATTCACGCATCGTGTCGGTCGCCACCGACCTGACACCGGAAAGAGCCCGAGCCTGGGTGGCTCAAGTTCGGGCAGACGTGCTGGACTCTTCCGAATTGCCTGAACTCGATCTCGCCGGTGATGGAACCACCGTTGAAGATGAACAACATATCGAGCCCACTCGCGACGTCGAAGAGACCAGTATCTCGTCGGTGCGTATTACTGGCAGTGCTTATGAGTGCGGACAAAGTCAGACGGGTTCGGGTTTTGCGGTGGCTGGTGACCGGGTCGTGACGAACGCGCATGTGGTGGCCGGCGTCCAATCGCCCCAGGTCGAATCCTTCGAGGGGCAGTTATTTACCGGCCAGGTTGTAGCTTTTGATCCTGAAATCGATGTGGCTATCATCGCTCTACCCGGGGCCCAACTTCCCGTTGTCGAGTTCGGTGATGTTCTTGAGCCCGGTGAATACGCATTTGTCTTAGGGTATCCCTCCGGTGGCCCGCATCAGATCGAAGGCGCCCAGGTGCAAGCCCGTGGGCCGGCAACGGTCGAAAACATTTATAACGAGAATCCTCAACTGCGTGATGTGTACCAAGTTGCCGCTGACGTTCGCCAGGGAAACTCGGGTGGCGCGCTGGTCGATGAGCAGGGGCTTGTCGTCGGCGTCATCTTCGCGCGCGCTGCCGAAGCAGAGATCGGATACGCGCTGAGTAACGCTGAGATTTCTGACCTTGTCGGACAGGCGCCCTCTCTGTCCGAGCCGGTTTCCACCGGATCCTGCCTGGAATAG
- a CDS encoding type II secretion system F family protein, which yields MNLIKAVTKLITAKRRASQEHADFIAVIRQAATLLAAGRPLTQLWPEVASAHDPCNVTPVAHDSNPKCCMHHVLITQHSAALLGQPYFAHTTAPSQPAGWRQLSATLTLAQHTGMSLADTLYRLADALEAGEDAHQAREAASAGPKATASLLAWLPVAGLGLAHMLGASLAELLTSVTGWVLLTTGALLALVGRSWTTRMIRTAQEQ from the coding sequence ATGAACCTCATCAAAGCTGTCACGAAACTGATCACGGCCAAACGTCGTGCAAGCCAAGAGCACGCCGACTTCATCGCGGTGATCCGACAAGCCGCAACCCTGCTAGCAGCAGGGCGACCCCTGACACAGTTATGGCCCGAAGTTGCCAGCGCCCATGATCCCTGCAATGTCACTCCGGTCGCACACGATTCGAACCCAAAGTGTTGTATGCATCACGTCTTGATCACCCAACACTCCGCAGCACTGTTAGGCCAACCCTATTTTGCCCACACTACGGCGCCGAGCCAACCGGCCGGCTGGCGACAACTGTCGGCCACGCTCACACTAGCCCAACACACTGGTATGTCGCTGGCCGATACCCTCTACCGGCTGGCCGATGCTCTAGAAGCTGGCGAAGACGCTCACCAAGCTCGCGAAGCGGCCTCGGCCGGGCCAAAAGCGACCGCCAGTCTCTTGGCGTGGTTACCGGTTGCGGGTCTCGGACTTGCGCACATGCTTGGCGCCTCGCTTGCCGAGCTACTCACCTCGGTTACCGGGTGGGTACTGCTTACGACCGGTGCCCTGCTCGCGCTGGTGGGCAGGTCGTGGACCACCCGGATGATCCGAACGGCCCAAGAACAATGA
- a CDS encoding sodium-dependent transporter, producing MSSQVTSAPAGSKQREAFGGRWIFILAAMGSAIGLGNIWRFPYIAYENGGGAFIIPYLIALLTAGIPLLFFDYSLGHRFKGSPPLTFRRLTKWTETIGWWQVLICFVIGVYYAAILGWSAMYIFYSSTEAWGDDPNAFFFEDYLQMSETPALDFTIVPSVFWPMLIIWVAVLVVLALGVRRGIGMASAIGIPILVLMFLILVGIALTLPGAAMGLDGLFTPNWAALTDPGVWIAAYGQIFFSLSVGFGIMITYSSYLKRRTNLTGSGLVVGFSNSGFEVLAGIGVFSTLGFMAQAAGVTIEEVVTSGIGLAFVAFPEIISQAPAGLGPVIGVLFFGSLLFAGFTSMISILEVVVSAVKDKIGWSRMTVVATFGLAAALISLFGFGTTSGLHLLDVSDYFVNQFGIVAASFVAVVAVAWILRRLDRMVKHLNQVSSFRLGGIYKFLVGILLPVVLAYTLVMEFIAQLSAEEPYGGMPNWYVNTFGWGMVISLIVLAILLTLIPWPKDSALYSEASENEYALDETDLVPGKHASTDESGQEIRS from the coding sequence ATGTCCTCGCAAGTAACTTCGGCGCCAGCCGGTTCCAAACAGCGCGAGGCCTTTGGTGGACGATGGATATTTATCCTCGCAGCCATGGGCTCTGCGATCGGACTGGGCAATATTTGGCGTTTCCCGTACATCGCTTACGAAAATGGTGGCGGTGCGTTTATTATTCCGTACCTTATCGCGCTGCTAACAGCCGGTATTCCACTGCTATTCTTCGATTATTCCTTGGGGCACCGGTTCAAAGGGTCCCCGCCGCTCACCTTTCGGCGCTTGACGAAGTGGACCGAGACCATCGGGTGGTGGCAAGTTCTCATCTGTTTCGTCATCGGAGTGTATTACGCGGCCATTCTCGGATGGTCGGCGATGTACATCTTCTACTCCTCGACAGAAGCCTGGGGCGATGACCCCAATGCGTTCTTCTTCGAGGATTATCTCCAGATGTCGGAAACCCCGGCACTGGACTTCACCATCGTGCCGAGTGTCTTTTGGCCAATGCTCATCATTTGGGTGGCCGTGCTGGTCGTCCTCGCATTGGGTGTGAGACGTGGTATCGGTATGGCTTCTGCCATCGGGATTCCCATCCTGGTCCTGATGTTCCTGATCCTGGTCGGCATTGCCCTGACCCTACCGGGCGCAGCCATGGGGCTTGATGGCCTGTTCACCCCGAACTGGGCTGCCCTGACGGATCCAGGAGTATGGATCGCAGCCTACGGTCAGATTTTCTTCTCGCTGTCGGTTGGGTTCGGCATTATGATCACGTACTCCTCGTATCTCAAGAGACGGACGAACCTGACAGGCTCGGGCCTCGTGGTTGGTTTCTCCAACTCGGGCTTCGAAGTTTTGGCAGGTATCGGGGTCTTTTCAACCCTTGGGTTCATGGCACAGGCGGCAGGTGTGACGATTGAAGAGGTCGTCACCTCGGGTATCGGGCTAGCCTTCGTAGCCTTCCCTGAGATCATCTCCCAGGCGCCAGCCGGGCTCGGCCCCGTCATCGGCGTGTTGTTCTTCGGCTCGCTGCTATTTGCGGGGTTCACCTCGATGATCTCGATTCTGGAAGTTGTCGTCTCAGCCGTGAAAGACAAGATCGGCTGGTCACGAATGACCGTTGTGGCGACCTTTGGTCTGGCCGCAGCATTGATCTCGCTGTTCGGGTTCGGCACGACCTCGGGTCTGCATCTGCTGGATGTTTCCGACTACTTCGTGAACCAATTCGGTATTGTTGCCGCCTCGTTCGTTGCGGTGGTCGCCGTGGCGTGGATCCTTCGACGGCTCGATCGAATGGTCAAGCACCTCAACCAGGTATCCTCGTTCCGTTTGGGTGGAATCTATAAATTCCTTGTTGGCATCCTGCTGCCAGTGGTCTTGGCGTACACGCTGGTCATGGAGTTCATCGCTCAGTTGAGCGCCGAGGAGCCATACGGGGGCATGCCGAACTGGTACGTCAATACCTTTGGCTGGGGCATGGTCATCAGTTTGATTGTCCTTGCCATTCTCTTGACGCTGATCCCATGGCCGAAAGACTCGGCGCTCTATAGTGAGGCTTCCGAGAATGAGTACGCGCTAGACGAGACCGATCTGGTGCCCGGCAAACATGCCTCCACCGATGAATCAGGACAGGAGATTCGATCATGA
- a CDS encoding type II secretion system F family protein, whose product MKEKTAATDPALVLDIMAQLFVSGSSLASGLAAVGEHLPGCRPLIQVAHQLNLGLEWDTAWQHTKDDPHLTQLAHELRFVYTSAVPAAHMLTTAATALRANRKRLAEQLAQELAIRLVLPTGICLLPSFILLGIIPMVLSLLPG is encoded by the coding sequence ATGAAGGAGAAGACAGCTGCCACAGACCCGGCCCTGGTCCTAGACATCATGGCTCAACTTTTTGTTTCCGGTAGCTCACTGGCCTCCGGGCTAGCAGCGGTGGGGGAGCACCTACCAGGCTGCCGACCCTTGATACAGGTGGCGCACCAACTCAATCTAGGCCTGGAATGGGATACCGCATGGCAGCACACCAAAGATGACCCACACCTGACCCAACTGGCTCATGAGCTGCGTTTCGTTTACACCTCTGCCGTACCGGCAGCCCATATGCTCACTACCGCCGCGACCGCTCTGCGAGCCAACAGAAAACGCCTCGCGGAACAACTCGCACAAGAACTGGCCATTCGGTTGGTCTTGCCCACCGGGATCTGCTTGTTGCCCAGTTTTATCCTGCTGGGCATCATCCCCATGGTGCTATCACTGCTCCCCGGATGA
- a CDS encoding TadA family conjugal transfer-associated ATPase: MSRGWVPQLPQKTGGFAAAKQWLAARIKPTTHGAQQPDRPGTAVVAQAVAKHVPVASVPEAHATMDRLVEDLIGLGPLAPFTRHPETTDIIVDGHGHIWTDTGTGLTRSDTVLDADTTRALAVRLLGQGGKRLDEGMPFGDVQIGQARVHAVLPPIATAGPQLSIRLPARTQPTLETLAAQWPGAAKWLEILGHLMQHRTNMLISGATGSGKTTLLAALLATVDPTERILTIEDTPELDIRHPHVVGLATREANTEGQGGIGLPVLIRQALRMRPDRLIVGECRGAEVADFLTAMNTGHRGAIGTLHANSAADVPARLHAMAALAGLEPATAALQIRSAVDVIIHLHRDEHGERYPAEVALLDDSGDAAELRLIPVLTTVGTQVLEGPGLARLDTLSPGTERAA, from the coding sequence ATGAGTCGCGGATGGGTACCACAACTGCCACAAAAGACCGGGGGCTTCGCCGCGGCCAAACAATGGCTCGCCGCTAGAATTAAACCCACTACTCACGGCGCACAGCAACCTGATCGCCCAGGGACAGCTGTCGTGGCGCAAGCCGTTGCCAAACACGTGCCGGTGGCGTCTGTGCCTGAAGCGCACGCAACGATGGACCGCCTGGTAGAAGACCTCATCGGCTTAGGTCCGCTGGCACCGTTTACTCGCCATCCCGAAACCACCGATATCATCGTCGATGGACACGGCCACATTTGGACTGACACCGGCACCGGGCTGACTCGCTCCGACACCGTCCTCGATGCAGACACAACCCGTGCGCTCGCAGTCCGGCTCCTGGGTCAAGGCGGCAAACGTCTTGATGAGGGGATGCCATTTGGCGACGTGCAGATTGGCCAGGCCCGAGTTCATGCAGTCTTACCACCCATCGCTACCGCAGGCCCACAACTATCGATCCGCCTCCCCGCCAGAACTCAGCCCACCCTCGAGACACTGGCGGCCCAGTGGCCAGGAGCAGCAAAGTGGCTCGAGATTCTTGGGCATCTGATGCAGCATCGGACCAATATGCTCATTTCGGGAGCCACCGGATCAGGGAAAACCACCCTGTTGGCGGCGCTGCTGGCCACCGTGGACCCGACCGAACGTATTTTGACGATCGAAGATACCCCAGAACTTGATATTCGACATCCTCATGTGGTGGGACTCGCCACCCGTGAGGCGAACACGGAAGGCCAAGGTGGTATCGGCCTACCGGTACTCATCCGGCAGGCGTTACGCATGCGCCCCGACCGACTGATCGTGGGGGAGTGTCGCGGCGCGGAAGTGGCCGACTTTCTCACCGCGATGAATACCGGGCACCGCGGCGCGATCGGTACCCTGCACGCCAACTCAGCTGCCGACGTGCCAGCACGGCTCCACGCCATGGCAGCTCTGGCCGGCTTAGAACCAGCCACCGCAGCATTACAAATCCGCTCGGCCGTCGACGTGATCATCCACCTACATCGCGATGAGCACGGTGAGCGCTATCCGGCCGAAGTAGCACTGCTCGACGACTCAGGCGACGCAGCGGAACTTCGTCTCATCCCGGTGCTGACCACAGTCGGTACTCAAGTACTCGAAGGACCCGGTCTTGCCCGGCTCGACACGCTGAGCCCAGGAACGGAGCGTGCCGCATGA
- a CDS encoding NUDIX hydrolase: protein MQLEGALADLLALVHTHGTVHPEIANRVTVSPASALPHYDQTWWSYKVRPLENPRDASVLLLFGSMDDRPATFQRTIVPKELDVLLTQRSMVLRNHPGQVSFPGGGLEAQDADAVACAIRETHEETGVDPTGIIPVGHLPALPLSVSNFRVTPVVGWWQRPNEMITTTEATRVFRVPVGDLVDPNLRVTAVAFDKSAKHRFGTPAFTVGGTLVWGFTAMVLDRVLQLLGWAEPWDPRYKIDITGWDATKPVPPAYFDPDHTEIDLSGQR, encoded by the coding sequence ATGCAACTTGAAGGCGCACTTGCCGATCTGTTGGCATTAGTTCACACGCACGGTACTGTTCATCCGGAGATCGCCAACCGCGTGACCGTTTCACCGGCGTCAGCCCTACCGCACTATGACCAAACATGGTGGTCCTATAAAGTGCGGCCACTGGAAAACCCGCGGGACGCTTCCGTGCTGTTGCTGTTTGGTTCCATGGATGACCGCCCGGCGACATTCCAGCGAACCATCGTCCCCAAAGAACTCGATGTGTTGCTGACCCAGCGCTCCATGGTGTTACGTAACCACCCGGGCCAGGTGTCATTTCCCGGTGGGGGTCTCGAAGCCCAGGATGCAGACGCAGTTGCTTGTGCTATTCGGGAAACCCATGAAGAAACCGGGGTCGATCCCACCGGCATTATCCCCGTCGGCCACCTCCCAGCATTGCCCTTATCAGTGTCCAACTTCCGGGTAACGCCGGTGGTGGGCTGGTGGCAGCGGCCCAACGAAATGATCACCACCACAGAAGCGACCCGGGTCTTCCGGGTGCCGGTGGGCGATCTAGTGGACCCGAACCTACGAGTTACCGCCGTCGCGTTCGACAAATCCGCCAAACACCGCTTTGGCACCCCAGCCTTCACCGTTGGTGGCACCCTGGTATGGGGTTTCACCGCCATGGTCCTAGACCGCGTACTCCAACTGTTGGGCTGGGCCGAGCCGTGGGACCCGCGATACAAAATCGACATCACCGGTTGGGACGCTACCAAACCTGTACCCCCTGCCTACTTCGATCCGGACCATACCGAGATCGACCTTAGCGGGCAGCGCTAA
- a CDS encoding methionine/alanine import family NSS transporter small subunit → MSTAAIIMMVIACVTVFGGVISAVIHIQRNPDAQSGEFGDEGLVHDEPAGRLRNEP, encoded by the coding sequence ATGAGTACCGCAGCGATCATCATGATGGTTATTGCATGCGTCACCGTCTTCGGTGGGGTCATTTCTGCAGTAATCCACATTCAACGCAATCCAGACGCCCAATCCGGCGAGTTCGGTGACGAAGGACTCGTGCATGACGAGCCCGCGGGCCGCTTACGTAACGAACCCTAG
- a CDS encoding DUF4244 domain-containing protein, whose protein sequence is MEPTRPFELNFADDTGANTAEYSIVTLAAVAFAGLLAAVLSSGTVQGLLEGLIERALSF, encoded by the coding sequence ATGGAACCCACCCGACCCTTCGAATTAAACTTTGCCGATGACACCGGAGCCAACACCGCCGAATACTCTATCGTCACGCTGGCGGCGGTAGCGTTTGCCGGCCTGTTAGCCGCCGTGTTGTCTTCGGGCACCGTTCAGGGCCTATTGGAAGGACTGATTGAACGCGCCTTGAGCTTCTAA
- the nth gene encoding endonuclease III, with amino-acid sequence MSDETPLATKRRARKIFRVLGEVFPYAHAELDFTNPFELLVATVLSAQTTDIRVNSVTPELFSRYPDAQTMAQASEVELQDIIRPTGFYKNKTRALLGLSQAIVDEHDGQVPGTLEDLVKLPGVGRKTAFVVLGNAFGVPGITTDTHVIRLANRLGLTDSTNANIVERDLAALFDPKDYTELSHRLIFLGRRICHAKRPACGACPVAKWCPSAGIGETNPEAAKALLSYELAPGREHIHQALLNGATRAELRAAGYQWEV; translated from the coding sequence GTGAGCGACGAAACGCCATTGGCTACGAAGCGTCGAGCCCGGAAAATTTTCCGGGTACTCGGTGAGGTGTTTCCGTACGCCCACGCAGAGCTGGACTTCACCAACCCGTTTGAACTGTTGGTCGCCACGGTCCTGAGCGCTCAGACCACCGATATTCGCGTCAACTCGGTTACCCCCGAGTTGTTTTCCCGCTATCCGGATGCTCAAACCATGGCACAGGCGTCTGAAGTCGAACTGCAAGACATCATTCGGCCCACCGGGTTCTATAAAAACAAAACCCGGGCCCTGCTGGGACTCTCGCAGGCCATCGTCGACGAACACGACGGACAAGTCCCGGGCACCCTGGAAGACCTGGTCAAACTGCCCGGTGTGGGACGCAAAACCGCCTTCGTGGTGTTGGGCAACGCATTTGGCGTGCCAGGTATTACCACCGATACGCACGTGATCCGGTTAGCCAATCGTCTCGGACTGACCGACAGTACCAACGCCAACATCGTGGAACGTGATCTCGCCGCACTGTTTGACCCCAAGGATTACACCGAGCTATCGCACCGGCTGATTTTCTTGGGGCGACGGATCTGTCATGCTAAACGTCCCGCCTGCGGTGCCTGCCCGGTGGCCAAGTGGTGTCCCTCCGCGGGTATCGGTGAGACCAACCCCGAAGCCGCCAAAGCCTTACTATCCTATGAGCTCGCCCCGGGACGCGAACACATCCACCAGGCACTGCTCAACGGTGCCACACGTGCCGAGCTGCGTGCGGCCGGCTATCAATGGGAGGTCTAA
- a CDS encoding acetate--CoA ligase — protein MVTTHERETIQRARELYADADRDRLEYWATRARNEVYWQTPFREVLDWSNPPFARWFADGTTNACYNAVDRHVAAGNGDRVALYFEGEPGDTKTVTYAQLQDRVSQTANALEALGVTTGDRVAIYLPMLVEAVVSILACARIGAVHSVVFGGFSADALRSRIDDAQAKVVITADGSYRRGKPNMLKPIVDDALAEPGHSVDHVLVVQRNDENIDWIEGRDKWFHEVVDAQPTAHEVVWVEAEHPLFILYTSGTTGTPKGIMHTTGGYLTQVTATARDTFDLQPETDVFWCTADVGWVTGHSYIVYGPMSNGATQVIYEGTPDTPHRGRWWEIAEKYGVTILYTAPTAIRSAMKWGRDTVDRYDLSSLRLLGSVGEAINPEAWDWYQHVIGNNDGAGTVHDDGTVTPGPRKPDPVPIADTWWQTETGAHILTPLPALSAEDLKPGSAQRAVPGVVVDVVDDNGHTMQDTTQGFLVIREPWPAMARTIWGDDQRFVDTYWSHFDGMYFAGDGARFDEDGDIWLLGRVDDVMNISGHRLSTTEIESALVAHSLVAEAAVVGAQDATTGQAIYAFVILTEDSEGVSQEEAEQTLRDHVGKHIGPIAKPKRILVARDLPKTRSGKIMRRLLKDAAEGQTDADPKALATLADPAVMEEIFAGMRN, from the coding sequence ATGGTTACCACACATGAACGCGAAACGATCCAACGGGCCCGCGAGCTGTACGCCGACGCCGACCGGGATCGCCTGGAATATTGGGCTACACGCGCCCGCAACGAAGTGTACTGGCAGACCCCCTTTAGAGAAGTACTGGACTGGTCAAACCCGCCGTTTGCCCGCTGGTTTGCCGATGGCACCACCAATGCGTGCTATAACGCGGTGGACCGTCATGTGGCTGCCGGCAACGGCGACCGGGTCGCACTGTACTTTGAGGGCGAACCAGGTGACACCAAGACCGTGACCTACGCGCAGCTGCAGGACAGAGTGTCCCAGACCGCTAACGCCCTGGAAGCTCTGGGAGTTACCACGGGAGACCGGGTGGCAATCTATCTGCCCATGCTGGTCGAAGCCGTCGTATCCATTCTGGCGTGTGCACGGATCGGTGCGGTCCACTCGGTGGTCTTTGGTGGCTTCTCCGCCGATGCGCTGCGCTCGCGTATCGATGATGCCCAAGCCAAAGTCGTCATCACCGCCGACGGTTCATACCGCCGCGGCAAGCCCAATATGCTCAAACCCATTGTCGACGATGCGCTGGCGGAACCCGGTCACAGCGTCGACCACGTGCTGGTCGTACAACGCAATGACGAAAACATTGACTGGATTGAAGGCCGCGACAAGTGGTTCCACGAGGTCGTCGATGCTCAGCCCACCGCACACGAGGTGGTCTGGGTTGAAGCCGAACACCCACTGTTTATCCTTTACACCTCGGGAACCACCGGTACGCCCAAGGGCATTATGCACACAACCGGTGGTTATCTGACCCAGGTCACCGCCACGGCCCGGGACACCTTCGATTTACAGCCCGAAACCGATGTGTTCTGGTGTACCGCAGACGTCGGCTGGGTCACCGGGCATTCTTATATCGTCTACGGGCCGATGTCCAACGGCGCTACCCAAGTGATCTACGAGGGCACCCCGGATACGCCGCACCGTGGCCGCTGGTGGGAGATCGCCGAAAAATACGGCGTCACCATTCTCTACACCGCCCCGACGGCGATTCGTAGTGCCATGAAATGGGGCCGAGACACCGTTGACCGGTATGACCTCTCCTCGCTCCGACTGCTCGGGTCCGTGGGTGAAGCTATCAACCCCGAGGCCTGGGACTGGTACCAACACGTGATTGGCAACAACGACGGCGCCGGCACCGTCCATGATGACGGGACTGTCACACCAGGCCCACGTAAACCTGATCCGGTCCCAATTGCAGATACCTGGTGGCAGACCGAAACGGGCGCTCACATCCTGACACCCCTGCCCGCACTGAGCGCTGAAGATCTGAAACCCGGGTCAGCCCAACGGGCCGTCCCCGGCGTGGTGGTCGATGTGGTCGACGACAACGGTCACACCATGCAGGACACCACCCAGGGCTTTTTGGTGATCCGCGAGCCCTGGCCTGCAATGGCACGGACTATCTGGGGCGATGATCAGCGCTTCGTTGACACCTACTGGTCGCATTTCGATGGCATGTACTTTGCTGGTGACGGGGCTCGCTTCGATGAAGACGGCGATATCTGGCTGCTCGGCCGCGTAGATGATGTCATGAACATTTCCGGACACCGCCTGTCCACGACTGAAATCGAATCGGCACTGGTCGCACACTCACTAGTAGCAGAAGCTGCCGTCGTCGGCGCCCAAGATGCTACGACCGGTCAGGCCATCTACGCGTTTGTCATCCTGACCGAAGATTCCGAAGGGGTGTCCCAAGAAGAAGCCGAACAGACGTTGCGCGATCACGTCGGGAAACATATTGGACCGATCGCCAAGCCCAAGCGGATCCTGGTGGCTCGAGACCTGCCTAAGACCCGGTCGGGCAAGATCATGCGCCGACTGCTCAAGGATGCCGCCGAGGGGCAAACTGATGCCGATCCGAAGGCGCTTGCCACGCTCGCTGATCCAGCGGTCATGGAAGAGATCTTCGCCGGTATGCGGAACTAA